One Streptomyces sp. B21-105 genomic region harbors:
- the smpB gene encoding SsrA-binding protein SmpB: MYVPKESQPKQGGAAASGKAKDGKRKIVAQNKKARHDYAIIDVYEAGLVLTGTEVKSLRQGRASLTDGFVQIEGDEAWLHAAHIPEYSQGSWTNHSARRKRKLLLHREEIDKLAVKSEETGHTIVPLALYFKDGRAKAEIALARGKKEYDKRQTLREQQDRRETDRVIAAVKRSQRHA; encoded by the coding sequence ATGTACGTACCGAAGGAGTCCCAGCCGAAGCAGGGCGGGGCGGCAGCGTCCGGCAAGGCCAAGGACGGCAAGCGCAAGATCGTCGCGCAGAACAAGAAGGCCCGGCACGACTACGCGATCATCGACGTGTACGAGGCCGGTCTGGTGCTCACCGGCACCGAGGTGAAGTCGCTGCGCCAGGGCCGCGCCTCGCTGACCGACGGCTTCGTGCAGATCGAGGGCGACGAGGCGTGGCTGCACGCCGCGCACATCCCCGAGTACAGCCAGGGCAGCTGGACCAACCACTCCGCGCGCCGCAAGCGCAAGCTGCTGCTGCACCGCGAGGAGATCGACAAGCTCGCGGTGAAGTCCGAGGAGACGGGGCACACGATCGTGCCGCTCGCCCTGTACTTCAAGGACGGCCGGGCCAAGGCGGAGATCGCGCTGGCGCGCGGCAAGAAGGAGTACGACAAGCGGCAGACGTTGCGCGAGCAGCAGGACCGCAGGGAGACGGACCGGGTGATCGCGGCAGTCAAGCGGAGCCAGCGGCACGCCTAG
- a CDS encoding S41 family peptidase, whose translation MSGRDLFCQPRRFGRGAALTLVFASVLVAGAATGSLPRGPGDGPRSASGAAPATAPAGHAEDVARAAEEAAADGKSPMEAAEQAVSRSGDRWAAVYSPGEYEQFEESLDGRYTGVGLEARRERSGRTKVTKVQPGSPAAAAGVRPGDRLRTVDGRSVDGLPVTEVVALLRGDAEDASAGTPVRLGLQRGTRVWTETVRRALLSTDSVTVRELADRVTVVTVAAFTKGVGRAVRGAVRRAPAGGRIVLDLRGNSGGLVTEAVTTASVFLDGGLVATYDVDGDQRALHAEAGGDTRKPLVVLVDGGTMSAAELLTGALQDRGRAIVVGSRTFGKGSVQMPSRLPDGSVAELTVGHYRTPSGHAVDGRGITPDLEAEDGALSRAETVLSGLGNAS comes from the coding sequence ATGTCAGGCCGTGACCTGTTCTGTCAGCCCCGCCGTTTCGGCCGCGGGGCCGCGCTGACCTTGGTGTTCGCGAGTGTTCTCGTCGCCGGTGCGGCGACCGGGTCGCTGCCGCGGGGGCCGGGCGACGGGCCGCGGAGCGCCTCGGGCGCCGCCCCCGCCACAGCCCCGGCAGGTCACGCGGAGGACGTCGCGCGGGCCGCCGAGGAGGCCGCCGCCGACGGCAAGTCCCCCATGGAGGCCGCCGAACAGGCCGTCAGCCGCAGCGGGGACCGCTGGGCGGCCGTCTACTCCCCGGGCGAGTACGAGCAGTTCGAGGAGTCCCTCGACGGCCGGTACACCGGCGTGGGCCTGGAGGCGCGGCGTGAGCGCAGCGGTCGGACAAAGGTCACCAAGGTGCAGCCGGGGTCGCCGGCGGCCGCCGCCGGGGTCCGCCCGGGCGACCGGCTGCGCACTGTCGACGGGCGGTCCGTCGACGGGCTCCCGGTCACCGAAGTCGTCGCGTTACTGCGCGGTGACGCCGAGGACGCGTCCGCCGGCACCCCCGTCCGGCTCGGGCTGCAACGCGGCACGCGCGTGTGGACCGAGACCGTGCGCCGGGCGCTGCTGTCCACGGACTCCGTCACCGTCCGTGAACTCGCCGACCGGGTCACCGTCGTCACCGTCGCCGCGTTCACCAAGGGCGTCGGCAGGGCCGTGCGCGGCGCCGTGCGCAGGGCCCCGGCCGGCGGCCGGATCGTGCTGGACCTGCGCGGCAACTCGGGCGGCCTGGTCACCGAGGCCGTCACCACCGCCTCCGTCTTCCTCGACGGCGGTCTCGTCGCCACCTACGACGTCGACGGCGACCAGCGCGCCCTGCACGCCGAGGCGGGCGGCGACACCCGCAAGCCCCTGGTCGTCCTCGTCGACGGCGGCACGATGAGCGCGGCCGAACTGCTCACCGGCGCCTTGCAGGACCGCGGCCGGGCGATCGTCGTGGGGTCGCGCACCTTCGGCAAGGGCTCCGTGCAGATGCCGAGCCGGCTGCCCGACGGCTCGGTCGCCGAGTTGACCGTCGGGCACTACCGCACCCCCTCCGGCCATGCCGTCGACGGCCGTGGCATCACGCCCGACCTGGAGGCGGAGGACGGGGCACTGAGCCGGGCCGAGACCGTGCTGAGCGGACTCGGAAACGCGTCCTGA
- the ftsX gene encoding permease-like cell division protein FtsX: MRAQFVLSEIGVGLRRNLTMTFAVIVSVALSLALFGGSLLMSDQVSSMKGYWYDKVNVSVYLCNKSDAESDANCAKGAVTADQKKDILTDLKKMSVVATVTYETQDEAYKHYKEQFGDSPLASSITPDQMQESYRVKLKDPEKYQVIATAFDGRDGVQSVQDQKGTLDNLFELLNLMNRAALGVMALMLIVALLLIVNTVRVSAFSRRRETGIMRLVGASGFYIQAPFIMEAAVAGVIGGVLACVFLVVGRYFTIDHGMVLSEKLNLITFLGWDAVLTKLPLILAASVLMPALAAFFALRKYLKV, encoded by the coding sequence ATGCGCGCCCAGTTCGTACTGTCGGAGATCGGCGTAGGTCTCCGCCGCAACCTGACGATGACCTTCGCCGTCATCGTCTCCGTAGCCCTGTCCCTGGCGCTGTTCGGCGGGTCGCTCCTGATGAGCGACCAGGTCAGCTCGATGAAGGGCTACTGGTACGACAAGGTCAACGTCTCGGTCTACCTGTGCAACAAGAGCGACGCGGAGTCGGACGCCAACTGCGCCAAGGGCGCGGTCACCGCGGACCAGAAGAAGGACATCCTCACCGACCTCAAGAAGATGTCGGTCGTCGCCACGGTCACGTACGAGACGCAGGACGAGGCGTACAAGCACTACAAGGAGCAGTTCGGGGACTCCCCGCTGGCCAGTTCGATCACGCCGGACCAGATGCAGGAGTCGTACCGCGTCAAGCTGAAGGACCCGGAGAAGTACCAGGTCATCGCGACCGCCTTCGACGGGCGCGACGGTGTGCAGTCGGTGCAGGACCAGAAGGGTACCCTGGACAACCTCTTCGAGTTGCTGAACCTGATGAACCGGGCCGCTCTCGGGGTGATGGCGCTCATGCTCATCGTCGCCCTCCTGCTGATCGTCAACACGGTGCGGGTGTCGGCGTTCAGCCGTCGGCGCGAGACGGGGATCATGCGGCTGGTCGGCGCCTCCGGGTTCTACATCCAGGCGCCGTTCATCATGGAGGCCGCTGTCGCAGGGGTGATCGGCGGCGTGCTGGCCTGTGTCTTCCTGGTCGTCGGCCGGTACTTCACCATCGACCACGGCATGGTCCTGTCCGAGAAGCTCAACCTGATCACCTTCCTGGGTTGGGACGCCGTCCTGACGAAGCTTCCGCTGATCCTCGCCGCGAGTGTGCTGATGCCCGCCCTTGCCGCTTTCTTCGCGTTGCGCAAGTACCTGAAGGTGTGA